Proteins from a genomic interval of Mesobacillus sp. S13:
- a CDS encoding dihydrofolate reductase family protein — translation MVNSDRPRRILLDLAVTLDGFIEGPKEEVDWCIMDPDMDFKNFLQQIDTILYGRKSYDLWGKYKPDSDVSDTENEIWELVHSKEKYVFSRTQNRPENNVTFISENIENEITKLKNMPGKDIWLYGGSSLITTFINLGLVDEIRLSVHPIILGEGKPLFIDIKQRVNLNLVETKRFSSGVVQLCYQLNK, via the coding sequence ATGGTCAATTCCGACAGACCAAGAAGGATACTTTTAGATTTAGCAGTTACTTTAGATGGATTTATCGAAGGTCCTAAAGAGGAAGTAGACTGGTGCATTATGGATCCGGATATGGACTTCAAGAACTTCTTACAACAAATAGATACTATTCTGTATGGTAGAAAAAGTTATGATTTATGGGGTAAGTATAAACCTGATTCTGACGTTTCTGATACAGAAAATGAAATTTGGGAATTGGTCCATAGTAAAGAGAAATATGTTTTTTCAAGAACTCAAAATAGGCCAGAAAATAACGTGACATTTATTAGTGAAAATATTGAGAATGAAATAACCAAATTAAAGAATATGCCTGGTAAAGATATTTGGCTTTATGGTGGATCGAGTCTTATAACAACGTTTATAAACTTAGGACTTGTAGATGAAATTAGATTATCTGTTCACCCAATTATTTTAGGAGAAGGAAAACCCCTTTTTATTGACATTAAGCAAAGAGTGAATCTAAATTTAGTTGAAACAAAAAGGTTTTCCTCTGGTGTGGTTCAACTATGCTATCAACTTAATAAGTAG
- a CDS encoding IS4 family transposase, protein MNSKSSIPNQTLPDSTVVQKCLALLNLENYRDPFMDHKAHKLFSGHVITMTVEGMLMRRESLWDLSENLKSKKVFKELLELKSIHGSSINRKLMKLPTGLLQETAFRIFKQIDQHHKRLPGFEKIGKLAAVDSSQFSLPSKAGEWAYSTKKNNGVKLHLCLIVADENTYYPGKSIFSTTGVDDKEVALELVVDQAVTYIYDRGYISYVLYSDLIQKNLKFVARVKMNSKLTIVNKHDIHGEPNIVLDAEVQVKKPKTEEIISLRLVEFLDDEGNKYRVVTNRRDITASEVAEIYRQRWKVELFFKWIKQHLKLVKFYSHKKEAVWNQLWLAMIAYGLCELVRIQTCSKKSTWEILKYLRQYWYDSWDYFIEALFREPSRRSKGRRKKGKPGRPRKYPKKLKTVQIVQR, encoded by the coding sequence ATGAACTCAAAGAGTTCTATACCCAATCAAACTTTACCCGACTCAACTGTAGTTCAAAAGTGTTTGGCACTGTTAAATCTTGAGAATTATCGTGACCCCTTTATGGACCATAAAGCACACAAACTTTTTTCTGGCCATGTCATTACCATGACGGTAGAAGGAATGCTTATGAGACGTGAATCCCTATGGGATTTGAGTGAGAACCTTAAATCCAAGAAGGTGTTCAAGGAACTGCTGGAGCTTAAGAGTATACATGGATCTTCTATTAACAGAAAGCTTATGAAGCTGCCAACCGGTCTCCTGCAGGAGACTGCATTCCGAATCTTTAAGCAGATTGACCAACATCATAAACGCCTGCCTGGCTTTGAGAAGATAGGAAAGTTGGCCGCTGTAGACTCTTCTCAATTCTCGCTCCCTTCCAAGGCGGGTGAATGGGCTTATTCCACCAAGAAAAACAATGGAGTAAAGCTTCATCTCTGTTTGATTGTCGCGGATGAAAATACCTATTATCCTGGCAAATCGATTTTTTCTACTACCGGAGTAGATGACAAGGAAGTCGCGCTTGAACTGGTGGTCGACCAAGCTGTCACCTACATCTATGATCGAGGATACATCAGTTATGTTCTCTATTCAGATTTAATCCAAAAGAATCTAAAGTTTGTCGCCAGGGTAAAAATGAATTCAAAGCTGACAATCGTGAATAAGCATGACATTCATGGTGAACCTAACATTGTTTTAGACGCTGAGGTTCAGGTTAAGAAGCCCAAGACGGAAGAGATCATCTCATTGCGTCTTGTAGAATTCCTTGATGACGAAGGCAATAAATACAGGGTAGTCACGAACCGACGGGACATTACTGCAAGTGAAGTCGCAGAGATTTATCGCCAACGATGGAAAGTCGAGCTCTTTTTCAAATGGATCAAACAGCACCTTAAGTTGGTGAAGTTCTACAGCCATAAAAAGGAGGCTGTATGGAATCAGTTATGGCTCGCCATGATCGCTTATGGGCTTTGTGAATTGGTCAGGATTCAGACTTGTTCTAAAAAATCCACTTGGGAAATACTCAAGTACCTTCGTCAATACTGGTATGACTCATGGGATTATTTTATAGAAGCCTTATTCAGGGAGCCGAGCAGAAGATCCAAAGGAAGGCGAAAGAAAGGAAAACCCGGCCGGCCAAGAAAATATCCCAAGAAGTTGAAGACCGTCCAAATTGTCCAAAGATAA
- a CDS encoding PadR family transcriptional regulator — MAYSGGPMTEAMYYVLLALMRPNHGYQLMHAITEVSNGRLNMGPGTLYGVLSRMQKDGLISLAENDGRRKTYEITLEGKQALQVEYDRLKALIQDSWVLEEDARNE; from the coding sequence ATGGCGTATTCTGGTGGACCGATGACGGAAGCGATGTACTATGTGCTGCTGGCGTTGATGCGGCCGAATCATGGATACCAGCTTATGCACGCGATTACAGAGGTCTCGAATGGCCGGCTGAATATGGGTCCCGGTACGCTTTACGGAGTCCTTTCACGGATGCAAAAGGATGGTTTAATTTCATTAGCCGAAAATGATGGCAGAAGGAAGACTTATGAAATCACGCTGGAAGGAAAACAAGCTCTACAGGTTGAGTATGACCGGCTGAAAGCACTGATCCAAGACAGTTGGGTTTTAGAGGAGGATGCTCGAAATGAATAG
- a CDS encoding cytidine deaminase — protein MNKEQLVESARQTKKNAYAPYSKFPVGAALLLKDGTVYNGVNVENVSFGATNCAERTAIFTAVANGYKKGDFAAIAVSGDTADFLPPCSICRQVMAEFFSPDMPVYLTNDKKEIRELALKELLPYAFTDLDM, from the coding sequence ATGAATAAAGAACAATTAGTGGAAAGCGCGCGCCAGACAAAAAAGAATGCGTATGCGCCTTATTCCAAATTTCCTGTTGGGGCAGCTTTGCTGCTGAAAGATGGTACCGTTTACAACGGAGTGAACGTAGAGAATGTTTCATTCGGTGCGACGAACTGCGCTGAGAGAACGGCTATTTTTACAGCAGTGGCGAACGGTTACAAAAAGGGTGACTTCGCAGCGATCGCCGTTTCTGGCGATACAGCTGACTTCCTGCCGCCTTGCAGCATCTGCAGGCAGGTGATGGCCGAATTCTTTTCACCAGACATGCCGGTGTACCTGACGAATGATAAAAAAGAGATCCGGGAATTGGCATTGAAAGAATTACTGCCATATGCGTTCACGGACTTAGATATGTAA
- a CDS encoding class I SAM-dependent methyltransferase, which translates to METNVFEQMARRYDTEDRIKLAKVIVSEVKKGIRESKTKSLIDYGSGTGLVSLELSDLVDSILLVDSSKQMLDVAEAKISRRGIRNAKVLYSDFTLETPELKADIVLMSMVLLHIPDTEKILQQLFSILNEGGELIIVDFDKNDQIDHPKVHNGFSHEGLKDILSKVGFDSIKIKTFYHGKKIFINQDASMFIARSFK; encoded by the coding sequence ATGGAAACCAACGTTTTCGAACAAATGGCAAGACGCTATGATACCGAAGATCGAATTAAATTAGCAAAAGTAATCGTCAGTGAAGTGAAAAAGGGAATAAGGGAGAGTAAAACAAAATCGTTAATCGATTATGGCAGCGGGACTGGCCTCGTCAGCCTAGAGTTATCAGATTTAGTCGACTCTATTTTGCTAGTGGATTCTTCCAAACAAATGTTGGATGTTGCCGAAGCTAAGATTTCCCGCAGAGGAATCCGCAATGCGAAGGTTCTTTATTCAGATTTTACTCTGGAAACTCCTGAACTGAAAGCGGACATCGTCTTAATGTCGATGGTCCTTCTGCATATTCCAGATACGGAGAAAATCCTTCAGCAATTGTTCAGCATCCTGAATGAGGGTGGCGAGCTGATCATTGTGGACTTTGACAAAAATGATCAAATAGATCATCCGAAGGTACATAATGGATTTTCACATGAAGGGTTAAAGGATATATTATCAAAAGTTGGCTTTGATTCAATCAAGATTAAGACTTTTTATCATGGTAAAAAGATTTTCATAAATCAGGATGCGTCTATGTTTATAGCAAGAAGTTTCAAATAA
- a CDS encoding STAS domain-containing protein: MSKEEFEFIGKKIYDHRHELARLFSENIPKYTSEHFEKFKMPEAEYLKYRSQLIGYFGEALYKNQEEAYRSVGNWAREVANQTVRYGVSLTVALRIISLFRLVIWEIFTDELEQNRISCNTMVKITEIFDKLIDSIFRITGEVHEKHNIERVKSAFTELKELSVPVVPISPGIAVLPVIGSIDNDRAKMIMQVSINESIRLKLKYFIMDLSGVSIIDSFVANSLFQIVNTLKLIGVEIIITGIRPAIAQTITRIGLDFNITKISSSLEKALSDLGFKQVSTF, from the coding sequence GTGTCAAAAGAAGAGTTCGAATTCATAGGCAAAAAAATCTACGATCACCGACATGAGCTTGCTAGATTATTCAGCGAAAATATTCCTAAATATACTTCAGAGCACTTTGAAAAATTTAAAATGCCAGAGGCGGAATATTTGAAATATAGATCTCAATTAATAGGTTATTTTGGGGAAGCATTATATAAAAATCAAGAAGAAGCATATAGATCTGTAGGTAATTGGGCAAGAGAAGTAGCAAACCAAACCGTTCGATATGGAGTTTCTTTAACGGTAGCATTACGGATCATTTCGCTTTTCCGCCTGGTCATTTGGGAAATATTCACCGATGAATTAGAGCAGAATAGGATTTCCTGTAACACGATGGTCAAAATAACGGAAATATTCGACAAGCTGATTGATTCCATCTTTAGAATTACTGGAGAGGTTCACGAGAAACATAACATCGAGCGTGTAAAGTCAGCATTTACAGAATTAAAGGAACTGTCTGTGCCTGTTGTTCCGATTTCTCCTGGAATTGCCGTATTGCCAGTAATCGGATCGATTGATAATGACCGCGCAAAAATGATAATGCAGGTTTCTATCAATGAATCGATTAGACTTAAGCTGAAATATTTCATTATGGACCTATCAGGCGTATCGATTATCGATAGTTTCGTTGCAAATTCTCTATTTCAGATTGTGAATACACTAAAACTAATCGGTGTAGAAATCATTATCACAGGGATCCGGCCTGCGATTGCACAAACCATAACCCGCATAGGATTAGATTTTAACATAACAAAAATCAGCAGTTCATTAGAAAAAGCTTTATCGGACCTGGGATTCAAGCAAGTGAGCACTTTTTAA
- a CDS encoding MarR family winged helix-turn-helix transcriptional regulator, which produces MNDFLTLENQLCFAVYDAGSQFTKLYTKALDSFGLTYPQYLVLLALWEKDGLSAKQLGERLNLGTGTLTPMIKRMETNGWLKRERSTEDERKVCISLLSKAFEQKKAIVQKIAAELKLCNIEYEEYEQLMKQLSVLRGKLNMYNRS; this is translated from the coding sequence TTGAACGACTTTTTAACATTGGAAAATCAGTTGTGCTTTGCGGTCTATGACGCGGGAAGCCAGTTTACCAAACTTTATACAAAAGCGCTGGATTCCTTCGGGCTTACCTATCCGCAATATTTGGTCCTGTTAGCATTGTGGGAGAAGGACGGGCTTTCTGCTAAACAGCTCGGTGAAAGACTGAACCTCGGAACTGGTACCTTGACGCCGATGATCAAGAGAATGGAAACCAATGGCTGGCTAAAGAGGGAGCGGTCAACTGAGGATGAACGGAAAGTCTGCATAAGCCTCCTCTCAAAAGCATTCGAACAAAAAAAAGCCATCGTGCAAAAAATTGCCGCAGAATTGAAGCTCTGCAATATTGAATATGAAGAGTATGAGCAGTTGATGAAACAATTAAGTGTATTGCGGGGAAAATTGAACATGTATAACCGGTCTTGA
- the helD gene encoding RNA polymerase recycling motor HelD — MNLNLQDEQKRLDSVMEAITDELLRVEEETSRRKNEVVNIRKHFWDEVKVNTDTFDDFLETVIGLRQEAQALSVSQSTHRHSSKRLATLRRMKEIPYFGRIDFTEDGSSAPDQIYIGISSLTDAEGENFLIYDWRAPISSVYYDYQPGPAKYQTPGGTIDGHLEKKWQYLIRGGFLQSMFDTSLTIGDEILQLVLGKGTDKHMHNIVSTIQEEQNRIIRHDTGRLLIVHGAAGSGKTSAAMQRIAYLLYKYRDQLNADQIILFSPNTMFSSYVSNVLPELGEENMQQATFQEYLDHRLGKDFDVENPYEQLEYVLTAKDDESYKARVAGIQFKASIPFFEAILSYRKSLEVSGMVFKNILFRGKAIVTSQQMEKSFYSSDPSFRFHGRLEKLKDWLLKEMDEAEKVERDQAWVQEEIELLSDEEYHKAHAYLAKKRGYIGESIHDYEIEADSLARLIVRRKFNPLRKMIKAYRFINIKGIYKQLFTGSNQLERVPEEWQEVCLDTVKMLDDRKLYYEDATPFLLLKELILGFQINSSIKHIVVDEAQDYSPFQFEFLKRLFPAAKMTVLGDFNQAIFAHASEMIDFHTLTSLYGQDKTEVINMSRSYRSTKPIIEFTRSLVPNGERIIPFERDGEQPVLTQVENQEELHRRIADKVERLRNDGYRSIAIICQSAEESMCAHQALSNIEGIKLIKSSSIEYEQGVVVIPAYLSKGIEFDAVIIYDSSEDVYSDESLRRVFYTACTRAMHHLQIYCIGEPSPFLQKGLDEGLVKTK; from the coding sequence ATGAATTTGAATCTTCAGGATGAGCAAAAGCGATTGGACAGTGTGATGGAGGCCATTACGGACGAACTCCTCAGAGTGGAAGAAGAAACTTCTAGGCGTAAAAATGAAGTCGTCAACATCCGGAAACATTTTTGGGATGAAGTGAAGGTAAATACGGATACTTTTGATGATTTTCTTGAAACGGTTATTGGCTTGAGACAGGAAGCGCAAGCTCTGTCGGTAAGCCAGAGTACACATAGACACTCTTCCAAGCGTCTGGCCACGCTGCGCCGCATGAAGGAGATTCCTTATTTTGGTCGTATTGATTTTACGGAAGACGGTTCTTCCGCTCCGGATCAAATCTATATTGGGATTTCCTCGCTTACCGATGCTGAGGGTGAAAATTTCTTGATCTATGACTGGAGGGCTCCAATCTCAAGTGTTTATTACGATTACCAGCCTGGACCGGCAAAATATCAAACCCCGGGAGGGACCATCGATGGCCATCTCGAGAAAAAGTGGCAATATCTCATTCGTGGCGGCTTTTTACAGTCGATGTTCGATACGAGCCTGACGATTGGGGACGAAATCTTGCAGCTGGTGCTTGGCAAAGGCACGGATAAACATATGCATAATATCGTTTCGACGATCCAGGAGGAGCAGAACCGGATCATCCGCCATGACACCGGCAGGCTGCTGATTGTTCATGGTGCGGCCGGAAGTGGAAAGACATCTGCTGCCATGCAGCGAATTGCCTATTTGCTCTATAAATACAGAGACCAACTGAATGCAGATCAAATTATCCTTTTCTCTCCGAATACAATGTTCAGCAGCTATGTATCAAATGTCCTGCCGGAACTTGGTGAGGAGAATATGCAGCAGGCAACCTTCCAGGAATATCTGGATCATCGGCTAGGCAAAGACTTTGACGTTGAGAATCCATATGAACAACTGGAATATGTTTTAACAGCTAAGGATGATGAGTCGTATAAAGCCAGGGTAGCAGGCATCCAATTCAAAGCATCCATTCCGTTTTTTGAAGCGATTCTATCCTACAGGAAGTCACTCGAAGTGTCTGGCATGGTCTTTAAGAATATTCTTTTTAGAGGAAAGGCTATTGTCACTTCACAGCAAATGGAAAAAAGTTTTTACAGCAGCGATCCTTCGTTCCGTTTTCATGGCCGTCTTGAAAAATTAAAGGATTGGCTTTTAAAGGAAATGGATGAGGCTGAGAAGGTTGAACGAGATCAAGCATGGGTCCAAGAAGAAATCGAACTGCTTAGTGATGAGGAGTACCATAAAGCGCATGCCTATTTAGCAAAAAAACGGGGATATATAGGGGAATCGATACATGATTATGAAATCGAGGCCGATTCATTGGCCCGCCTGATTGTTAGACGGAAGTTTAATCCTTTGCGTAAAATGATCAAAGCTTATCGTTTCATTAACATCAAGGGAATCTACAAGCAGCTTTTTACCGGTAGCAATCAATTAGAGCGAGTACCAGAGGAATGGCAGGAAGTTTGTTTAGACACTGTAAAGATGCTCGATGATAGGAAGCTTTATTATGAGGATGCCACTCCGTTTCTGCTTTTAAAAGAACTGATACTGGGTTTTCAGATCAATAGTTCAATTAAACACATCGTGGTGGATGAGGCACAGGATTATTCGCCTTTTCAATTTGAGTTTTTGAAGCGATTATTCCCTGCAGCAAAAATGACTGTGCTCGGCGACTTTAACCAGGCGATCTTCGCCCATGCCAGTGAAATGATTGATTTTCACACACTCACCAGCCTATATGGGCAGGATAAAACAGAAGTGATCAACATGTCACGGAGTTACCGATCCACAAAACCGATCATTGAATTTACACGTTCACTCGTGCCGAACGGGGAAAGAATCATCCCATTTGAACGGGATGGCGAACAACCGGTGCTGACACAGGTGGAGAATCAAGAGGAACTGCACAGAAGGATTGCTGACAAAGTTGAACGATTGCGGAATGATGGTTACCGTAGTATCGCGATTATTTGCCAGTCTGCAGAGGAAAGCATGTGCGCGCACCAAGCCCTTTCAAACATTGAAGGAATTAAACTCATTAAAAGCAGCTCAATCGAATACGAACAAGGGGTAGTTGTCATTCCTGCCTACTTGTCCAAGGGGATTGAATTCGATGCTGTCATTATTTATGACTCATCGGAGGACGTTTATTCTGATGAGAGCTTGCGCAGAGTATTCTATACCGCCTGCACACGAGCGATGCATCATTTACAGATTTATTGTATAGGAGAACCGAGTCCTTTTTTACAAAAGGGGCTGGATGAAGGGTTGGTTAAGACTAAGTAA
- a CDS encoding helix-turn-helix transcriptional regulator → MGLTNRVKELRAKHRFTQNDLAERVDVTRQTIVALEKGSYIPSLLLAMKIARVFQLPIEEIFFMEDEGK, encoded by the coding sequence ATGGGACTTACCAATCGTGTTAAAGAATTGAGAGCGAAGCATCGTTTTACGCAGAACGATTTGGCTGAGAGGGTTGACGTGACAAGACAGACGATTGTTGCTCTAGAGAAGGGGAGCTATATACCGTCCTTGTTACTGGCGATGAAAATTGCCCGTGTGTTTCAGCTGCCAATTGAAGAGATTTTTTTTATGGAGGATGAGGGAAAATGA
- a CDS encoding DUF2812 domain-containing protein, whose protein sequence is MNRSVYKLRPSDFWRIGEHESWFTDMAARGLYLKKMGIHFARFEKGEPRDMKYRIDVSTTKRIPGEQIEMYGESGWGYVTSYGQFHVFSSPAEEDASELHTDPAEQAYTLKELDKKLAWNAGSAIIGMVLMFGMMASIWLLDGTPTYVMVDGSMITQTILTIFIAYTAYHSLRAALSIRDLRKRLVEGKPIDHHASWKKHHRIHTAAAFLFTVVVGLSAIIPFAQLAKMETNTLPEGSVDLPIVRLADVENDPDMIRAEAEYMSDNVDWGNRLSSEWSPLAPVQYESDESGVVPGKLWEDLSGEYSPAIHTEYYQLRFPGMAENLVSDLVERYRYDNSLDEYVEKKHADLDLLIVHAEEGMKEVFAAHGDAVMYVRYHGDADVSTVIENVVGKIR, encoded by the coding sequence ATGAATAGATCGGTCTATAAGCTTCGCCCCAGTGATTTTTGGCGGATCGGAGAGCATGAAAGCTGGTTTACTGATATGGCGGCCAGGGGACTTTATTTGAAAAAGATGGGCATCCATTTTGCCAGGTTCGAAAAGGGAGAACCTAGGGATATGAAGTATAGAATTGATGTATCCACGACGAAAAGGATTCCTGGTGAGCAAATTGAGATGTATGGTGAAAGTGGATGGGGTTATGTGACCAGTTATGGTCAGTTCCACGTGTTTTCATCGCCGGCCGAGGAGGATGCATCGGAGCTTCATACCGATCCAGCTGAACAGGCTTATACCCTAAAGGAATTGGATAAAAAGCTGGCGTGGAATGCGGGTAGTGCGATTATTGGCATGGTATTGATGTTCGGGATGATGGCATCCATTTGGCTCCTTGATGGCACACCTACATACGTCATGGTAGATGGCTCGATGATCACGCAGACGATATTAACGATTTTCATTGCATATACTGCCTATCATTCATTACGTGCTGCCTTATCGATCCGGGATTTGCGCAAAAGACTAGTCGAAGGGAAACCGATCGACCATCATGCTTCATGGAAAAAACATCACCGAATCCATACGGCAGCTGCTTTTCTTTTTACAGTGGTGGTGGGACTGAGTGCCATCATTCCGTTTGCACAGCTTGCGAAAATGGAGACAAATACCTTGCCAGAAGGAAGCGTGGACCTGCCGATTGTCAGGTTGGCAGATGTAGAAAATGACCCGGACATGATAAGGGCAGAAGCCGAATATATGAGTGACAATGTGGATTGGGGCAATCGACTTTCTTCTGAATGGAGTCCTTTAGCACCCGTTCAATATGAATCAGATGAAAGCGGTGTGGTTCCCGGGAAGCTGTGGGAAGATCTCAGCGGAGAATATTCACCAGCCATCCATACAGAATATTACCAGCTCAGGTTTCCTGGGATGGCGGAAAACCTGGTTTCTGACTTAGTGGAACGATATCGTTATGACAACAGCCTGGATGAATATGTTGAAAAGAAACACGCTGATTTAGATTTATTGATTGTGCATGCTGAAGAGGGAATGAAAGAGGTATTTGCTGCTCATGGTGATGCAGTCATGTATGTGCGTTATCATGGGGATGCGGATGTCAGCACGGTGATCGAAAATGTGGTGGGGAAGATTCGTTGA